The following nucleotide sequence is from Pseudochaenichthys georgianus chromosome 17, fPseGeo1.2, whole genome shotgun sequence.
cctgttttgaatgacgaatacacactactgccgcctgctggtaaggagagttattgccactcacgcatgcgcagttcgtacgtgctcggctgaagtctttgcggtgtctggttccagtgcaacacgtggccaacacgcaggagaacacgccgacgcaatgggcgtggctggtgggcagtgggcagtatttcgctgacgttgtccgtgtcaacaggagttagtccgcacacacacaagaccgaaattatggcagaagcaaaaaagcccaaaatatatcattttcactccgagtgggaggatgatcatttgtatctattccaattcaaagtccatctgtctcatctgcaatgcgagcgtggctttatcgaagaagggtaatttaggagcggcatttcaaaacagtgcacaaacgctatgagacggaattccctcctaattctgccctacgctccaaaagggggaggggcctgaaaggacagctaaatgtacagcagtccattttcaccaggcccaacaacaagagcaaggttgctaccagagcatcttatcgtgtcagtcacgttcttgcgaaacacatgaagtctttcaaagatggcgaagttgtgaaagaagcattcctggaggctgccgacgcgcttttggggacagtaaacaacaacaataacagtagcatttcaacaggtttttgatataataaaaactcaagttagataccgttattaatcagctgtaagtttgagtttgtttgaacttattcattataattattgtacaaaatggtataagaatgcaaacctaaattgattatagtctattatcaattcaggttaagaaactagtgttgcttgcatcctattaaaggcatttctttttataatctactaaaatgcaacaaaaaaagggattgattctattaatttggtcttttttattgcactttggcagcagattcctgtgtagcttcagatctgagttgtcttattagtaagcctaatttatacttttgtagcaacactatttgtatataatggcaaagaaagggttcagcgtcttttcttttttcctgtgtcacatgtggcagcactgttcaatgtttcttgaaaacattacccactgtagtgacgtgtgaataaactccaactctgtaccaacaacactgttgtgtaacttcagttacgtacttgtatgtgtgtagattagaaagaggtaagataaaggatctgcagtattttatgaggtattaatcgtacaaaggtcagttttatacaagtagaagtgtgtatttacctggcagtaggctgtcagtaatggctacgcctctctatttggactggtagatctcggctgactggcaactttaaaagtagctctcggttcaaaaaaggttgttagagcccagcgcccacctatagccctcttcaggcaggtccctccccatcctgttctGGATGCgtccgtgaacactgtgatgtagcTGGAGAAgggagaggagtgcttagggccgtctacaaactgcaacggggttttgcgatatctcgctaaacatttttttttttttcaaataattttttttttcttctccatgtcccctagggggctccgtacatttcagaataatatatgatatgttttataatgattgattaaagtgttctcaaagctggtaaaggtgcagctagtttgaatgactttgtagactgcagggcagcttgtggatttactccaggtggaactaaagtctgatttaacacttggttatatttcacatcattcatccacatctgtaaagtaactaaaggtgttaaatacatgtagtggagtagaagtacacaatgtacctctgaactgtagtggagtagaagtatcaagtagcatacaatggaaatactcaagtcaaGTACCTCTAAGTGTACTTAAGTTCAGTACTTCAGTACATGTACTTAGTTCCTTTACACCTCTGGTATTGAACTTATAGCAGTGTCCTCCCTAATCAAAGAAAGAGACAGAGCCGTTTCTCTCAATGAATCCAGTCATGGAGCCGTCACGCTGACTATTTTTTGGGAGGGATTATATTCCATATCACGGCCAGAGACCCTGCAGGTGACCAGGGTAGAACTGTTCCAACAGATCTCCCTATTAACACAATCATGCTTTATATTACAAGTTTACTCTTGAAGCTTTGCATTATTGATAGCTGTATGGAAAGAGCAAACTTCGATTAAACTTCACTGTACGAAAAGGTTTTTACTCTGAGTTAAAGGGTTATCTTTTGATGCGCTAAATAGGATTTGGAAGTGCCGTTTAAATTCTGACTTcataatattacattacatgttacatgttagacgcttttatccaaagcgactaacatactcaatactgtgggcaatccccacaggagccatttggggtgaagtgtctcagggacacaacgacatgctgactgcagtggggtttcaaCTTGTGCTCccttgatccgaacaccaacgctctatccactgcgccacacgcctcccatacatatatatatattgaactAAAATGAGTCAAAGCATGATGTGTTTTGTGTGGCTGTCTGAACAGAGGAACGTGCTGCTATCTGTCATAATGTGAGTCTCTTCTCTTTGTAGTTTTaatggagagcagcagcagacaCTTTGTATACATCTTCATCTGCATGATGGGAGCAGTGACAATACTCTTCGTCTATCTGGACCCAGACTGGGGCTTTGAGAGCAGAGACATACCAGCACCAGCACCAGCACCAGCACCAGCATCACCGGCAGCACCAGCATGGAAGGATCCCGGGCCGTATTACGTGGCCTACCCAGGAAACTACAAATTCATCATGGACGACACCCCGACGTGTAAAACTAGGACTCCTTTCCTGCTCCTGGTGGTCCCGGTGGCCCCCGGGGGCGTGGCAACTCGTGACACCATCCGGAGGACGTGGGGAAGTGAGAAACTGGTTCTGGGTCAGCGGGTCGAGACTCTCTTCATACTGGGCCTACCTTCAGGAGCTGATGccaagcagcagcaggagaaGCTCCAACAGGAAAACCTGCAGCACCAGGACCTGATCCAGAGTAACTTCAAGGACAGCTACCACAATCTGACCATCAAGACGATAATGACACTGGAGTGGTTGGTTGCGCGCTGCGACAAGCTGTCCTACGTCATGAAGATTGACGCCGATATGTTGCTGCACGTCCAGAATTTGGTTAAACTGTTACTGGATCCCAGCACGGCCAAACAGAACTACATGACAGGTTTGGTGTGGTGGCACAGCCCGGTCTTGAGAAATCCGTTCAACAAGTTCTACATGCCGAGATATGTGATTGCTGAGCTGGAGTACCCGCCGTATCCTCTGGGCATGGCCTACGTCATGTCCCTGGACCTGCCTGCCAAGATCCTGGCTGCCACCCCTCACATTAAACCCATCTTCATCGAGGACGCCTACCTGGGTATGTGCCTGAAACACCATGGCCTTTCTCCCACCAACGCTCCTGAAAACACCATGTTCATGGTGGACCCCAGGCATCCTCTGAGCGACTGCAGCCTCTCCAGAGTGATCGCTGCGTCCACCACCAGCATCCCACAGATGACCAGTTACTGGGAGAGGAGCAAGGGGGCTAAATGTTGAACTCTTCAGGTTTTAAAACTCTGAATAGTTTTTAGTTTTTAGACAGATGTTTTTTAAAGTGGGTTGGTCTTCCTGGGTTGGTCCTCCGTGGCACGAGGATGCCTTAAAAAACTCATATTTTTTTCTGAGCGCTAAACCCTTCACATTTCTTTCAGAAAAGCACTTGTGTCACTGTCGAGCaagggtcggcaacaggcggaccgcggtccggatccggacccagacgccgacctatacggacccggagctataatcaatacattaataggggatttttcggcgcctcccgcttttttaatgctgatttgggtgacttgtgtaattcgtggagaaccgaagagttttcgttttgggggtgggggggggggg
It contains:
- the LOC117462745 gene encoding beta-1,3-galactosyltransferase 5-like, with translation MESSSRHFVYIFICMMGAVTILFVYLDPDWGFESRDIPAPAPAPAPASPAAPAWKDPGPYYVAYPGNYKFIMDDTPTCKTRTPFLLLVVPVAPGGVATRDTIRRTWGSEKLVLGQRVETLFILGLPSGADAKQQQEKLQQENLQHQDLIQSNFKDSYHNLTIKTIMTLEWLVARCDKLSYVMKIDADMLLHVQNLVKLLLDPSTAKQNYMTGLVWWHSPVLRNPFNKFYMPRYVIAELEYPPYPLGMAYVMSLDLPAKILAATPHIKPIFIEDAYLGMCLKHHGLSPTNAPENTMFMVDPRHPLSDCSLSRVIAASTTSIPQMTSYWERSKGAKC